From a region of the Helianthus annuus cultivar XRQ/B chromosome 5, HanXRQr2.0-SUNRISE, whole genome shotgun sequence genome:
- the LOC110939023 gene encoding uncharacterized protein LOC110939023 yields the protein MTDTSQEREDVGSFFGKHGRQGTREKYISIGVPLYQAAIRGDWKAAESILKRNGDLIRFAITENEETLLHVEASAESTKGVEDFVINLVNLMEKKDLELQNRSYNTALNLAAMAGNEKAARIMVEKHPTLMDIPGKRGEMPLYMAALYGKPAMVRYLYGISNKMSGDFWSHESRGWVLQRCVEAGIFDVALKIVNDRPELILKRVLLNKVLLALAETREAFDLMDGSIVSKINSIFEVLHKKVWRVEDKHYALEFLRVIWGRIARMPRSVIDEILKGPHILKEDTLIKVYPYRVLFHAAKVGNTKFIVELIRLYPDLIWKTDDKRKTIFHLAVKRRHIEIYKLLYEIGAMKDLITPIKDIKDNNMLHMVAKSCKPNRLQDVPGPALQMQRELLWFKEIEQMIDPT from the exons ATGACTGACACGTCACAGGAGAGAGAAGACGTCGGCTCTtttttcgggaagcatgggcgACAGG GTACTAGAGAAAAGTACATAAGTATTGGTGTTCCACTTTACCAAGCGGCAATCAGAGGAGATTGGAAGGCTGCTGAATCCATCCTTAAAAGAAACGGAGATCTGATACGTTTTGCAATCACTGAAAACGAGGAAACGCTGCTTCATGTTGAAGCATCAGCAGAAAGCACCAAGGGTGTGGAAGATTTTGTGATAAATCTCGTAAatttgatggagaaaaaggatctGGAGTTACAGAATAGAAGCTACAATACTGCCCTGAATTTAGCAGCAATGGCGGGTAATGAAAAAGCCGCGAGGATAATGGTGGAAAAGCATCCTACATTGATGGATATCCCTGGTAAGAGGGGAGAGATGCCACTCTACATGGCTGCTTTATATGGAAAGCCTGCCATGGTGAGGTATCTTTATGGTATCTCTAACAAAATGTCGGGCGATTTTTGGTCACATGAGAGTCGGGGATGGGTCCTACAAAGATGTGTTGAAGCTGGAATCTTCG ATGTTGCTCTGAAGATAGTGAATGATCGCCCAGAACTCATTCTCAAAAGGGTATTGCTTAATAAAGTTTTATTAGCTTTGGCTGAGACGAGAGAGGCATTTGATTTGATGGATGGAAGTATTGTATCCAAAATCAACTCAA TTTTTGAAGTGCTTCATAAGAAGGTGTGGCGCGTTGAAGACAAACACTACGCACTGGAATTTTTAAGAGTAATATGGGGAAGAATTGCCAGAATGCCTAGGAGTGTAATTGATGAAATACTCAAAGGGCCACATATTTTGAAGGAAGATACATTAATAAAAGTCTACCCTTACCGAGTACTTTTTCATGCTGCTAAAGTGGGCAACACAAAGTTTATAGTTGAGCTCATTCGACTATATCCTGATCTAATATGGAAAACAGATGACAAAAGGAAAACAATATTTCACTTGGCGGTCAAGCGTCGTCATATTGAAATCTATAAGTTGCTATATGAAATTGGCGCTATGAAAGATTTAATTACACCTATAAAAGACATAAAGGATAATAACATGTTGCATATGGTCGCAAAGAGTTGTAAGCCAAACCGACTTCAAGATGTGCCTGGACCTGCTTTACAAATGCAACGGGAGTTATTATGGTTCAAG GAGATAGAGCAAATGATCGATCCCACCTGA